A section of the Gasterosteus aculeatus chromosome 10, fGasAcu3.hap1.1, whole genome shotgun sequence genome encodes:
- the LOC120826111 gene encoding LOW QUALITY PROTEIN: uncharacterized protein LOC120826111 (The sequence of the model RefSeq protein was modified relative to this genomic sequence to represent the inferred CDS: deleted 1 base in 1 codon) codes for MSNVQMLRCLLKQRITEDAEETFGLFERTIAEYEEEASGLKEDNEGLKKRLRAVFNPEVRVHRADLRQMFVVKEEQQEGSSSLDQDDPESPLIKEELLQGLDEADMKVSFTLVKNEDNEEEAQFSQLHQRQTEQMETEGDAEDCGGPEPDRNPGPDGPPEPDTDDETGDSSEPDTDDETEDSSEPDADDIDDWNEAREPQAGLNSPNNDNGSVSESTCRTSEKPLICSECKKTFRCIKELKRHMMSHTSEKPFSCSECGKCFTASGSLKTHMRCHTGEKPFSCSQCGKCFTRSGSLKTHIRCHTGEKPFSCSECGNCFAQNKHLKTHMRCHTGEKPFSCSQCGKRFTASGSLKTHMRCHTGEKPFSCSQCGNCFTASGSLKTHMRCHTGEKPFSCSRCGNCFAQNEHLKLHMRCHTGEKPFSCSQCGKCFTTSGSLKTHMRCHTGEKPFSCSECGNCFAQNKHLKTHMRCHTGEKPFSCSQCGKRFTASGSLKTHMRCHTGEKPFSCSQCGNCFTASGSLKTHMRCHTGRNLSAAHGVVTVLLKTNT; via the exons ATGTCCAACGTCCAAATGCTGAGATGTTTACTGAAGCAGCGAATCACCGAGGACGCCGAAGAGACATTTGGGCTGTTTGAAAGAACGATAGCAGAGTACGAGGAGGAAGCTTCTGGATTAAAAGAGGACAACGAGGGACTAAAGAAACGTCTGCGCGCTGTTTTCAACCCAGAAGTCCGCGTTCACAGAGCAG ACCTCCGGCAGATGTTCGTGGttaaagaggagcagcaggaggggagcTCTAGTCTAGACCAGGACGACCCAGAGTCCCCCCTTATCAAAGAAGAGCTGCTTCAAGGGCTGGACGAGGCTGACATGAAGGTCTCATTCACTCTTGTGAAAAATGAAGATAATGAAGAGGAAGCTCAGTTCTCACAGCTTCATCAGAGACAAACTGAACAgatggagacagaaggtgatGCAGAGGACTGTGGAGGACCAGAACCAGACAGGAACCCGGGTCCAGATGGTCCTCCAGAACCAGATACTGATGACGAAACTGGAGACTCATCTGAACCAGATACTGATGACGAAACTGAGGACTCATCTGAACCAGATGCTGACGACATTGATGATTGGAATGAGGCCAGAGAACCTCAGGCAGGTTTAAACTCTCCTAATAATGATAACGGTTCCGTCAGTGAGTCAACATGTAGAACAAGTGAGAAACCTTTGATCTGTTCTGAATGTAAGAAAACATTTCGTTGCATTAAAGAGCTGAAGAGACACATGATGAGCCACACAtcagagaaacctttcagctgctcggagtgtggtaaatgtttcactgcAAGCGGAAGTCTAAAGACTcacatgagatgtcacacaggggagaaacctttcagctgctcacagtgtggtaaatgtttcactaGAAGCGGAAGTCTAAAGACTCACATaagatgtcacacaggggagaaacctttcagctgttCAGAGTGTGGTAACTGTTTCGCTCAAAACAAACACCTGAAGACGCATATGAggtgtcacacaggggagaaacctttcagctgctcacagtGTGGTAAACGTTTCACTGCAAGCGGAAGTCTAAAGACTcacatgagatgtcacacaggggagaaacctttcagctgctcacagtGTGGTAACTGTTTCACTGCAAGCGGAAGTTTAAAGACTcacatgagatgtcacacaggggagaaacctttcagctgctcacgGTGTGGTAACTGTTTTGCTCAAAACGAACACCTGAAGCTACATATGAggtgtcacacaggggagaaacctttcagctgctcacagtgtggtaaatgtttcactaCAAGCGGAAGTCTAAAGACTcacatgagatgtcacacaggggagaaacctttcagctgttCAGAGTGTGGTAACTGTTTCGCTCAAAACAAACACCTGAAGACGCATATGAggtgtcacacaggggagaaacctttcagctgctcacagtGTGGTAAACGTTTCACTGCAAGCGGAAGTCTAAAGACTcacatgagatgtcacacaggggagaaacctttcagctgctcacagtGTGGTAACTGTTTCACTGCAAGCGGAAGTTTAAAGACTcacatgagatgtcacaca gggagaaacctttcagctgctcacgGTGTGGTAACTGTTTTGCTCAAAACGAACACCTGA
- the LOC120826113 gene encoding uncharacterized protein LOC120826113 isoform X3, with amino-acid sequence MSNVQMLRCLLKQRITEDGEETFGLFERTIAEYEEEASRLKEDNEGLKKRLRAVFNPEVRVHRAAIIVSLSTDLHQLFVLKEEQQEDLKPPHIKEDQGAPELPHIKEEQLQWLEEADTKVSVIPVKSVDDEEEAQSSQLHQRQTEPMETEGDGEDCGGPEPDRNSGRDGPPEPDTEEETGDSSEPETDDSVDWNETREPHSGSNSNDKGSKCRTSDQPLICSECTKAFDCIKKLKRHMMTHTSENLLSCQECGKSFNNRGDLRVHRRCHTGEKPYSCSECGKCFTAIGSLKTHMRCHTGEKPYSCSECGERFTQGGSLTTHMRRHTGEKPFSCSECGKCFTQSGSLKTHMRCHTGEKPFSCLECGKCFTISGSLKSHMRSHTGEKPFSCLECGKCFSSSDRLKIHNRYHKGEKPFKCLHCGKCFTSGQKLKEHIRCHTGEKPYSCSECGKFFTNSGHLKTHLKTHMRPHTGEKTCKRCGKCFTDIVILRMHRCPAFHMKTHTDENPV; translated from the exons ATGTCCAACGTCCAAATGCTGAGATGTTTACTGAAGCAGCGAATCACCGAGGACGGCGAAGAGACATTTGGGCTGTTTGAAAGAACGATAGCAGAGTACGAGGAGGAAGCTTCTAGATTAAAAGAGGACAACGAGGGACTAAAGAAACGTCTGCGCGCTGTTTTCAACCCAGAAGTCCGCGTTCACAGAGCAG cAATAATTGTATCACTATCCACAGACCTCCACCAGCTGTTTGTGCTtaaagaagagcagcaggaggacctAAAGCCCCCCCACATCAAGGAGGACCAGGGGGCCCCAGAGCTCCCCCACATTAAGGAGGAGCAGCTTCAATGGCTGGAGGAGGCTGACACAAAGGTCTCAGTCATTCCTGTGAAGAGtgtagatgatgaagaggaagctcaGTCCTCACAGCTTCATCAGAGACAAACTGAACCaatggagacagaaggtgatGGAGAGGACTGTGGAGGACCAGAACCAGACAGGAACTCTGGTCGAGATGGTCCTCCAGAACCAGATACTGAggaggagactggagactcATCTGAACCTGAGACTGACGACAGTGTTGATTGGAATGAGACCAGAGAACCTCACTCAGGTTCAAACTCCAATGATAAAGGTTCAAAATGTAGAACAAGTGATCAACCGTTAATCTGTTCTGAATGTACGAAAGCATTTGATTGCATTAAAAAGCTGAAGAGACACATGATGACCCATACATCAGAGAATCTTCTCAGCTGCCAAGAGTGTGGTAAATCTTTCAATAACCGTGGAGACCTGAGGGTTCACAggagatgtcacacaggggagaaaccttatAGCTGCTCAGAGTGTGGTAAGTGTTTCACTGCGATTGGAAGTCTGAAGACTcacatgagatgtcacacaggggagaaaccttatAGCTGCTCAGAGTGTGGTGAACGTTTCACTCAAGGTGGAAGTCTAACGACTCACATGAGacgtcacacaggggagaaacctttcagctgctcagaATGTGGCAAGTGTTTCACTCAAAGCGGAAGTCTGAAGACTcacatgagatgtcacacaggggagaaacctttcagctgcttagagtgtggtaaatgtttcactaTAAGTGGAAGTCTAAAGAGTCACATGAgaagtcacacaggggagaaacctttcagctgcttagagtgtggtaaatgtttctCCTCAAGTGACAGGCTAAAGATTCACAACAGATATCACAAAGGTGAGAAACCATTCAAATGCCTACAttgtggtaaatgtttcacttcaGGTCAGAAACTGAAGGAACACAtcagatgtcacacaggggagaaaccatATAGCTGCTCAGAATGTGGTAAATTTTTCACGAATAGTGGACATCTGAAGACACATCTGAAGACACACATGAGAcctcacacaggggagaaaacCTGCAAACGCTGCGGCAAATGCTTTACTGACATTGTAATTCTGAGGATGCATCGATGTCCAGCATTCCACATGAAAACTCACACAGATGAGAATCCCGTTTAG
- the LOC120826113 gene encoding uncharacterized protein LOC120826113 isoform X4 translates to MSNVQMLRCLLKQRITEDGEETFGLFERTIAEYEEEASRLKEDNEGLKKRLRAVFNPEVRVHRADLHQLFVLKEEQQEDLKPPHIKEDQGAPELPHIKEEQLQWLEEADTKVSVIPVKSVDDEEEAQSSQLHQRQTEPMETEGDGEDCGGPEPDRNSGRDGPPEPDTEEETGDSSEPETDDSVDWNETREPHSGSNSNDKGSKCRTSDQPLICSECTKAFDCIKKLKRHMMTHTSENLLSCQECGKSFNNRGDLRVHRRCHTGEKPYSCSECGKCFTAIGSLKTHMRCHTGEKPYSCSECGERFTQGGSLTTHMRRHTGEKPFSCSECGKCFTQSGSLKTHMRCHTGEKPFSCLECGKCFTISGSLKSHMRSHTGEKPFSCLECGKCFSSSDRLKIHNRYHKGEKPFKCLHCGKCFTSGQKLKEHIRCHTGEKPYSCSECGKFFTNSGHLKTHLKTHMRPHTGEKTCKRCGKCFTDIVILRMHRCPAFHMKTHTDENPV, encoded by the exons ATGTCCAACGTCCAAATGCTGAGATGTTTACTGAAGCAGCGAATCACCGAGGACGGCGAAGAGACATTTGGGCTGTTTGAAAGAACGATAGCAGAGTACGAGGAGGAAGCTTCTAGATTAAAAGAGGACAACGAGGGACTAAAGAAACGTCTGCGCGCTGTTTTCAACCCAGAAGTCCGCGTTCACAGAGCAG ACCTCCACCAGCTGTTTGTGCTtaaagaagagcagcaggaggacctAAAGCCCCCCCACATCAAGGAGGACCAGGGGGCCCCAGAGCTCCCCCACATTAAGGAGGAGCAGCTTCAATGGCTGGAGGAGGCTGACACAAAGGTCTCAGTCATTCCTGTGAAGAGtgtagatgatgaagaggaagctcaGTCCTCACAGCTTCATCAGAGACAAACTGAACCaatggagacagaaggtgatGGAGAGGACTGTGGAGGACCAGAACCAGACAGGAACTCTGGTCGAGATGGTCCTCCAGAACCAGATACTGAggaggagactggagactcATCTGAACCTGAGACTGACGACAGTGTTGATTGGAATGAGACCAGAGAACCTCACTCAGGTTCAAACTCCAATGATAAAGGTTCAAAATGTAGAACAAGTGATCAACCGTTAATCTGTTCTGAATGTACGAAAGCATTTGATTGCATTAAAAAGCTGAAGAGACACATGATGACCCATACATCAGAGAATCTTCTCAGCTGCCAAGAGTGTGGTAAATCTTTCAATAACCGTGGAGACCTGAGGGTTCACAggagatgtcacacaggggagaaaccttatAGCTGCTCAGAGTGTGGTAAGTGTTTCACTGCGATTGGAAGTCTGAAGACTcacatgagatgtcacacaggggagaaaccttatAGCTGCTCAGAGTGTGGTGAACGTTTCACTCAAGGTGGAAGTCTAACGACTCACATGAGacgtcacacaggggagaaacctttcagctgctcagaATGTGGCAAGTGTTTCACTCAAAGCGGAAGTCTGAAGACTcacatgagatgtcacacaggggagaaacctttcagctgcttagagtgtggtaaatgtttcactaTAAGTGGAAGTCTAAAGAGTCACATGAgaagtcacacaggggagaaacctttcagctgcttagagtgtggtaaatgtttctCCTCAAGTGACAGGCTAAAGATTCACAACAGATATCACAAAGGTGAGAAACCATTCAAATGCCTACAttgtggtaaatgtttcacttcaGGTCAGAAACTGAAGGAACACAtcagatgtcacacaggggagaaaccatATAGCTGCTCAGAATGTGGTAAATTTTTCACGAATAGTGGACATCTGAAGACACATCTGAAGACACACATGAGAcctcacacaggggagaaaacCTGCAAACGCTGCGGCAAATGCTTTACTGACATTGTAATTCTGAGGATGCATCGATGTCCAGCATTCCACATGAAAACTCACACAGATGAGAATCCCGTTTAG
- the LOC120826113 gene encoding uncharacterized protein LOC120826113 isoform X2, with translation MSNVQMLRCLLKQRITEDGEETFGLFERTIAEYEEEASRLKEDNEGLKKRLRAVFNPEVRVHRADLRQMSVVKEEQQEGSSSLDQDDPESPLIKEELLQGLDEADMKVSFTLVKNEDNEEKAQSSQLHQRQTEQMETEGDAEDCGGPEPDRNPGPDGPPEPDTDDETGDSSGPDTDDIDDWNETRQPQAGLNSPNNDNGSVSESRCRTSEKHLICSECKKTCRCIKKLKRHMMSHASEKPFSCSECGNCFTARGNLKTHMRCHTGEKPFSCSECGNCFAQKGNLKKHMRCHTGEKPFSCSQCGKCFTASGSLKNYMRCHTGEKPFSCSQCGNCFAQNEHLKIHMRCHTGEKPFSCSQCGKCFTASGSLKTHMRCHTGEKPFSCSQCGKRFPASGSLKTHMRCHTGEKPFSCSQCGKCFTASGSLKTHMRCHTGEKPFSCSQCGKRFPASGRLKTHMRCHTGEKPFSCTECGKCFTLNENLKVHMRCHTGEKPFSCTECGKCFTRSDNLKVHMRCHTGQKPFSCTECGKCFTLSENLKVHMRCHTGEKPFSCAECGKSFRHGGTLRKHQCRTVKVHMQTHTDENPL, from the exons ATGTCCAACGTCCAAATGCTGAGATGTTTACTGAAGCAGCGAATCACCGAGGACGGCGAAGAGACATTTGGGCTGTTTGAAAGAACGATAGCAGAGTACGAGGAGGAAGCTTCTAGATTAAAAGAGGACAACGAGGGACTAAAGAAACGTCTGCGCGCTGTTTTCAACCCAGAAGTCCGCGTTCACAGAGCAG ACCTCCGGCAGATGTCCGTGGttaaagaggagcagcaggaggggagcTCTAGTCTAGACCAGGATGACCCAGAGTCCCCCCTTATCAAAGAAGAGCTGCTTCAAGGGCTGGACGAGGCTGACATGAAGGTCTCATTCACTCTTGTGAAAAATGAAGATAATGAAGAGAAAGCTCAGTCCTCACAGCTTCATCAGAGACAAACTGAACAgatggagacagaaggtgatGCAGAGGACTGTGGAGGACCAGAACCAGACAGGAACCCGGGTCCAGATGGTCCTCCAGAACCAGATACTGATGACGAAACTGGAGACTCATCTGGACCAGATACTGACGACATTGATGATTGGAATGAGACCAGACAACCTCAGGCAGGTTTAAACTCTCCTAATAATGATAACGGTTCCGTCAGTGAGTCAAGATGTAGAACAAGTGAGAAACATTTGATCTGTTCTGAATGTAAGAAAACATGTCGTTGCATTAAAAAGCTGAAGAGACACATGATGAGCCACGCAtcagagaaacctttcagctgctcagaGTGTGGTAACTGTTTCACTGCAAGGGGAAATCTAAAGACTcacatgagatgtcacacaggggagaaacctttcagctgctcggAGTGTGGTAACTGTTTCGCTCAAAAAGGAAATCTGAAGAAAcacatgagatgtcacacaggggagaaacctttcagctgctcacagtgtggtaaatgtttcactgcAAGCGGAAGTCTAAAGAATTacatgagatgtcacacaggggagaaacctttcagctgctcacagtGTGGTAACTGTTTCGCTCAAAACGAACACCTGAAGATACATATGAggtgtcacacaggggagaaacctttcagctgctcacagtgtggtaaatgtttcactgcAAGCGGAAGTCTAAAGACTcacatgagatgtcacacaggggagaaacctttcagctgctcacagtGTGGTAAACGTTTCCCTGCAAGCGGAAGTCTAAAGACTcacatgagatgtcacacaggggagaaacctttcagctgctcacagtgtggtaaatgtttcactgcAAGCGGAAGTCTAAAGACTcacatgagatgtcacacaggggagaaacctttcagctgctcacagtGTGGTAAACGTTTCCCTGCAAGCGGACGTCTGAAGACTcacatgagatgtcacacaggggagaaacctttcagctgcacagagtgtggtaaatgtttcactcTAAATGAAAATCTGAAGGTAcacatgagatgtcacacaggggagaaacctttcagctgcacagagtgtggtaaatgtttcactcGAAGTGATAATCTGAAGGTAcacatgagatgtcacacagggcagaaacctttcagctgcacAGAGTGTGGTAAATGTTTTACTCTAAGTGAAAATCTGAAGGTAcacatgagatgtcacacaggggagaaacctttcagctgtgCAGAGTGTGGTAAATCTTTCAGACATGGTGGAACACTGAGGAAGCATCAATGTCGAACTGTAAAAGTCCACATGCAAACTCACACAGATGAGAATCCTCTTTAG
- the LOC120826113 gene encoding uncharacterized protein LOC120826113 isoform X1 encodes MPNVQMLRCLLKQRITEDAEETFGLFERTIAEYEEEASRLKEDNEGLKKRLRAVFNPEVCVHRADLRQMSVVKEEQQEGSSSLDQDDPESPLIKEELLQGLDEADMKVSFTLVKNEDNEEKAQSSQLHQRQTEQMETEGDAEDCGGPEPDRNPGPDGPPEPDTDDETGDSSGPDTDDIDDWNETRQPQAGLNSPNNDNGSVSESRCRTSEKHLICSECKKTCRCIKKLKRHMMSHASEKPFSCSECGNCFTARGNLKTHMRCHTGEKPFSCSECGNCFAQKGNLKKHMRCHTGEKPFSCSQCGKCFTASGSLKNYMRCHTGEKPFSCSQCGNCFAQNEHLKIHMRCHTGEKPFSCSQCGKCFTASGSLKTHMRCHTGEKPFSCSQCGKRFPASGSLKTHMRCHTGEKPFSCSQCGKCFTASGSLKTHMRCHTGEKPFSCSQCGKRFPASGRLKTHMRCHTGEKPFSCTECGKCFTLNENLKVHMRCHTGEKPFSCTECGKCFTRSDNLKVHMRCHTGQKPFSCTECGKCFTLSENLKVHMRCHTGEKPFSCAECGKSFRHGGTLRKHQCRTVKVHMQTHTDENPL; translated from the exons ATGCCCAACGTCCAAATGCTGAGATGTTTACTGAAGCAGCGAATCACCGAGGACGCCGAAGAGACATTTGGGCTGTTTGAAAGAACGATAGCAGAGTACGAGGAGGAAGCTTCTAGATTAAAAGAGGACAACGAGGGACTAAAGAAACGTCTGCGAGCTGTTTTCAATCCAGAAGTCTGCGTTCACAGAGCAG ACCTCCGGCAGATGTCCGTGGttaaagaggagcagcaggaggggagcTCTAGTCTAGACCAGGATGACCCAGAGTCCCCCCTTATCAAAGAAGAGCTGCTTCAAGGGCTGGACGAGGCTGACATGAAGGTCTCATTCACTCTTGTGAAAAATGAAGATAATGAAGAGAAAGCTCAGTCCTCACAGCTTCATCAGAGACAAACTGAACAgatggagacagaaggtgatGCAGAGGACTGTGGAGGACCAGAACCAGACAGGAACCCGGGTCCAGATGGTCCTCCAGAACCAGATACTGATGACGAAACTGGAGACTCATCTGGACCAGATACTGACGACATTGATGATTGGAATGAGACCAGACAACCTCAGGCAGGTTTAAACTCTCCTAATAATGATAACGGTTCCGTCAGTGAGTCAAGATGTAGAACAAGTGAGAAACATTTGATCTGTTCTGAATGTAAGAAAACATGTCGTTGCATTAAAAAGCTGAAGAGACACATGATGAGCCACGCAtcagagaaacctttcagctgctcagaGTGTGGTAACTGTTTCACTGCAAGGGGAAATCTAAAGACTcacatgagatgtcacacaggggagaaacctttcagctgctcggAGTGTGGTAACTGTTTCGCTCAAAAAGGAAATCTGAAGAAAcacatgagatgtcacacaggggagaaacctttcagctgctcacagtgtggtaaatgtttcactgcAAGCGGAAGTCTAAAGAATTacatgagatgtcacacaggggagaaacctttcagctgctcacagtGTGGTAACTGTTTCGCTCAAAACGAACACCTGAAGATACATATGAggtgtcacacaggggagaaacctttcagctgctcacagtgtggtaaatgtttcactgcAAGCGGAAGTCTAAAGACTcacatgagatgtcacacaggggagaaacctttcagctgctcacagtGTGGTAAACGTTTCCCTGCAAGCGGAAGTCTAAAGACTcacatgagatgtcacacaggggagaaacctttcagctgctcacagtgtggtaaatgtttcactgcAAGCGGAAGTCTAAAGACTcacatgagatgtcacacaggggagaaacctttcagctgctcacagtGTGGTAAACGTTTCCCTGCAAGCGGACGTCTGAAGACTcacatgagatgtcacacaggggagaaacctttcagctgcacagagtgtggtaaatgtttcactcTAAATGAAAATCTGAAGGTAcacatgagatgtcacacaggggagaaacctttcagctgcacagagtgtggtaaatgtttcactcGAAGTGATAATCTGAAGGTAcacatgagatgtcacacagggcagaaacctttcagctgcacAGAGTGTGGTAAATGTTTTACTCTAAGTGAAAATCTGAAGGTAcacatgagatgtcacacaggggagaaacctttcagctgtgCAGAGTGTGGTAAATCTTTCAGACATGGTGGAACACTGAGGAAGCATCAATGTCGAACTGTAAAAGTCCACATGCAAACTCACACAGATGAGAATCCTCTTTAG